The following are encoded together in the Brassica napus cultivar Da-Ae chromosome A9, Da-Ae, whole genome shotgun sequence genome:
- the BNAA09G12530D gene encoding uncharacterized protein BNAA09G12530D has protein sequence MKLSESEKHKRQQHFDHDLKNMISSLTHMGADKAGPSQYEEQENGEEDVIRVITLSGTNLGATMKTELDDNHVDSYKNGDHELDSLTTFVNSNFQAVNNSLMIGAKYETHDPGVHLDISGDVEKPSMKAPARGTRGKKDKNPVRRDRRESEHTD, from the coding sequence ATGAAGCTAAGCGAGTCAGAGAAGCATAAGAGACAACAACACTTCGACCACGATCTTAAAAACATGATATCCTCATTAACCCACATGGGAGCAGACAAGGCAGGACCGAGCCAATATGAAGAACAGGAGAATGGGGAGGAAGATGTCATCAGAGTCATCACGCTTTCTGGAACCAACCTTGGAGCCACCATGAAGACTGAGCTTGACGACAACCATGTAGACAGCTACAAAAATGGCGACCACGAGCTTGATTCTCTGACCACCTTTGTTAACAGCAACTTCCAAGCTGTGAACAACTCGTTAATGATAGGCGCCAAGTACGAGACTCATGATCCAGGCGTTCATCTTGACATCTCAGGAGATGTGGAGAAACCTTCGATGAAGGCACCAGCGAGGGGAACAAGGGGAAAGAAGGACAAAAATCCTGTTAGAAGAGATCGTCGAGAATCTGAACACACAGATTGA
- the LOC106366518 gene encoding ABC transporter I family member 1-like, giving the protein MSPWKPPTPRLLLKNVSCMRNAQQILRHVNVSLHDGGALVLTGTNGSGKSTFLRMLAGFSKPSAGEILWNGHDITQSGIFQQYKLQLNWISLKDAIKERFTVLDNVQWFELLENKIGKAQPALELMGLGRLVKEKSRMLSMGQRKRLQLARLLAIDRPIWLLDEPSVALDDEGVRLLEFVIGEHRKKGGIVIVATHLPIEIEDALILRLPPRFPRKMTLIDMLDRADIS; this is encoded by the coding sequence ATGTCTCCATGGAAGCCTCCGACCCCTCGCCTCCTCCTCAAAAACGTCTCCTGCATGAGAAACGCGCAGCAGATCCTCCGCCACGTCAACGTCTCCCTCCACGACGGCGGAGCCCTCGTCCTAACCGGAACCAACGGATCCGGCAAATCAACCTTCTTACGAATGCTCGCCGGATTCTCAAAGCCCTCCGCGGGCGAAATCCTCTGGAACGGCCACGACATCACGCAGTCAGGAATCTTCCAGCAGTACAAGCTCCAGCTCAACTGGATCTCCCTGAAAGACGCAATCAAGGAGAGGTTCACGGTCCTCGACAACGTCCAGTGGTTCGAGCTCCTGGAGAACAAGATCGGGAAAGCGCAGCCGGCGCTGGAGCTGATGGGGCTAGGGAGGCTGGTGAAGGAGAAGTCGAGGATGCTGTCGATGGGGCAGAGGAAGAGGCTGCAGCTCGCGAGGCTGTTGGCGATTGATAGGCCCATTTGGCTTTTGGATGAGCCCTCCGTTGCGTTGGATGATGAAGGGGTGAGGCTGCTTGAGTTTGTTATCGGGGAGCATAGGAAGAAAGGAGGGATTGTGATTGTGGCGACTCATCTTCCGATTGAGATTGAGGATGCGTTGATCTTGAGGCTTCCTCCTAGGTTCCCTAGGAAGATGACTTTGATTGATATGCTTGATCGTGCTGACATTTCTTAG
- the LOC106366519 gene encoding probable DEAD-box ATP-dependent RNA helicase 48 — protein MYSTILRERSGSIWSLILSRNMGGGPRTFPGGLNKWQWKRMHEKKAREKENKLLDQEKQLYEARIRSEIRAKMLGGNHDSNETKAKSNQSHGPLSPQEHIKSLADRFMKAGAEDLWNEDDGPVKKTNQGPRLNHGGSRSNSPIDVRSMVMGNGRRGFSSMSHRGRFKRNESSCDEGEDFDSKKFDTLSPFSSGFAGKKEKVKSVSNVMRNKGLFGRRKFRKNDSSTEEDSEEEDGKMNGWMDVRRTGSSASLGNHDFKLIKRVQRNVTDEELYPPLDINDVRDDLSKRKSVENVMEVDGEPSDSIYSGRRFDESSISPLTLKALSASGIVKMTRVQDATLSECFEGQDALVKAKTGTGKSMAFLLPAIETVLKAMEISNGVHRVPPILVLILCPTRELASQIAAEGKALLKYHEGIGVQTLIGGTRFKLDQQRLQSDPCQILIATPGRLLDHIENKSNITSRLMALKLFVVDEADLLLDLGFRRDVEKIIDCLPRQRQSLLFSATIPKEVRRVSQLVLKRDHSYIDTIGLGCVETHDKVKQSCLVAPHESHFHLVPHLLKEHINNTVDYKIIVFCSTGMVTSLMYTLLREMKLNVREIHARKPQLHRTRVSDEFKESKRLILVTSDVSARGMNYPDVTLVIQVGIPSDREQYIHRLGRTGREGKGGKGLLLIAPWERYFLDELKDLPIEPVPVPDLDSRFKLEVDQSMGKIDTSIKEAAYHAWLGYYNSVRETGRDKTTLAELANRFCYSIGLEKPPPLFRKTAVKMGLKGISGIPIRK, from the exons ATGTACTCAACGATTCTCCGGGAACGATCCGGATCCATATGGAGCCTAATCCTCTCTCGTAACATGGGCGGCGGTCCCAGAACCTTCCCGGGAGGTCTCAACAAGTGGCAATGGAAACGCATGCACGAGAAGAAagccagagagaaagagaacaaGCTCTTAGACCAAGAGAAGCAGCTCTACGAGGCTCGGATCCGGTCAGAGATCCGAGCCAAGATGCTGGGaggaaaccacgattcaaacgaAACAAAGGCGAAATCGAATCAGAGCCACGGACCGTTGAGTCCCCAAGAACATATCAAATCCTTGGCTGATCGGTTTATGAAAGCCGGAGCTGAGGATCTGTGGAACGAAGACGATGGACCTGTTAAGAAAACGAATCAAGGGCCGAGATTGAATCATGGAGGGTCACGGTCAAATTCGCCAATTGATGTGAGGAGTATGGTAATGGGTAATGGTAGGAGAGGTTTTTCGAGTATGAGTCATAGAGGTAGGTTTAAGAGAAATGAGAGTTCTTGTGATGAAGGAGaggattttgattctaaaaagtTTGATACTTTGAGTCCTTTTTCTTCTGGGTTTGCTGGTAAGAAGGAGAAAGTGAAGAGTGTGAGTAATGTTATGAGGAACAAAGGTTTGTTTGGGAGGAGGAAGTTTAGGAAGAACGATAGCTCCACTGAAGAAGATTCCGAGGAGGAAGATGGGAAGATGAATGGGTGGATGGATGTGAGGAGAACAGGGAGCAGTGCGTCGTTAGGGAACCATGATTTCAAACTTATTAAAAGAGTGCAAAGGAATGTCACTGATGAAGAGCTTTATCCTCCTTTGGATATCAACGACGTTAGAGATGATCTTAGTAAAAGAAAGTCTGTGGAAAATGTAATGGAGGTGGATGGAGAGCCAAGTGACTCAATTTACAGTGGAAGAAG atttGATGAGTCTAGTATATCTCCTTTGACTCTGAAGGCTCTTTCTGCTTCTGGCATTGTTAAGATGACTAGAGTACAAGATGCCACCCTCTCTGAGTGCTTCGAGG GTCAAGATGCATTGGTCAAAGCCAAAACCGGAACAGGGAAAAGCATGGCCTTTTTG CTTCCTGCAATTGAAACAGTTCTGAAAGCTATGGAAATCAGCAACGGCGTTCACAGAGTTCCTCCAATACTCGTTCTTATCCTCTGCCCCACAAGAGAACTTGCAAGCCAGATAGCTGCAGAAGGCAAGGCTCTGCTCAAATACCATGAAGGAATCGGTGTTCAGACTCTGATTGGAGGTACCAGGTTCAAACTTGACCAGCAACGCCTACAGTCCGATCCGTGCCAG ATACTGATTGCAACTCCGGGAAGGCTTTTGGATCATATAGAGAATAAGTCTAACATAACGTCACGTTTGATGGCGCTTAAGTTGTTTGTAGTCGACGAGGCTGATCTCTTGCTAGACTTAGGATTCAGGAGGGATGTCGAAAAGATCATAGATTGTTTGCCTCGTCAAAGACAATCTCTTCTCTTTTCTGCAACCATTCCTAAAGAGGTCCGTCGAGTATCTCAGCTTGTTTTGAAAAGAGATCACTCATATATCGACACAATTGGTCTCGGTTGTGTAGAGACACATGATAAG GTGAAGCAGTCTTGTCTTGTTGCTCCACACGAATCTCATTTCCACTTAGTACCTCATCTTTTGAAAGAGCACATCAACAACACAGTCGATTATAAG ATAATAGTGTTCTGTTCAACCGGTATGGTAACATCACTGATGTACACTCTGCTCCGGGAAATGAAGCTAAACGTTAGGGAGATTCACGCTAGAAAACCTCAGCTCCATAGAACACGTGTGTCAGACGAGTTCAAAGAATCCAAAAGACTGATTCTTGTCACGTCTGATGTGTCTGCCCGTGGAATGAACTATCCAGATGTTACTTTGGTTATTCAG GTCGGTATACCGAGTGATAGAGAACAGTATATACATAGGCTTGGTAGAACCGGgagagaaggcaaaggaggcAAAGGGTTGCTTTTGATTGCTCCATGGGAGAGATACTTTCTTGATGAGCTTAAAGATTTGCCAATTGAACCAGTTCCAGTTCCTGATCTTGATTCAAGATTTAAACTTGAG GTTGATCAGTCAATGGGTAAGATTGATACAAGTATCAAAGAAGCAGCATACCATGCTTGGCTGGGTTACTACAATTCGGTTCGAGAAACCGGTAGGGATAAAACCACGTTGGCTGAGTTAGCTAATCGGTTTTGTTATTCTATTGGTTTAGAGAAACCTCCTCCTTTGTTCCGTAAAACCGCGGTTAAGATGGGTCTCAAAGGCATTTCCGGTATTCCAATTCGAAAATAA
- the LOC106366521 gene encoding uncharacterized protein LOC106366521 — protein MAETESPELNCVYVDTNLGTHLLILVDNHETVSDFKEKLCKEHHQCFPKFGEISVYAVKVERQNTRGLLFDYHLPDSMYLSMAFEGVSHNCWFVSLEAAVSVVDKAELMDADEKCSDLEKNKEIAADCLALDGYTMNQTLEQDLGAEKTTKKRKLRSSDGGKSGKKPPNHEKDKEIETYSLLLEGFTKNQTPEEDLETPVVEKTRKKRKLNTLDGESSLKKPVVDVSQSPAAAAATTDVDGSHELCGNVASESSPREKLDDILTEATGKEIEMGEKSVEDLEGDKTENNDLVSHSENILDTNSGLTARPDTEKKKKRKKRSENDINQSSAAATVSEINELPANVDPVEATPESFLISRGNPLAEASQQENDMAENSVDDVARDKTETDNLESHTAIHLDSNNFEKETEKNSNDDINQSSSAAGATIITSGDVVNQINEVHANVDLVDATPESLPISRGENLDIHFAEASQKENEMVEKSVEDVGRDNTETDNIASRLENLLETNSGLTPRPDTEKKKKRKKRSKDDINQSSAAITTSMDIVNEINGVPANVDPVDATPANVDPVDATPASLPMTGGTFAESSQKGDEMVEKTDDDVGSGKAIPSAAENIQTENVEMDDADDAKSVKTTKKKKSKRTKTPAKEDTMFASGAQNVEAIEAVDGEGTDNVIRNVLDSLQENDETAGNVDTTVKKSSKKSKKKHSSKVVESQVLPVEVNNAALEETPLINNPKDTDALFTPVKKDAESDASLLKKSSEIAEDNSLSKKSPIGKVDMGDNFGCSPNKEKQDQVAGGAKSKKEKKKKGLDLHPSGSIAGSLNSVRPKEKKFRGQQPASSGASHLQSRVKSGRSGSVKATVSSKKQEVKKSSKPVVAVDKRKTNFFENAEKCNSSEDEYKKTSDVSTKTPSDYSSDNDSDVTSMSRKLQGNNPAGGANKFEGSLQDLLRRSSSYKKALIRAQSQPDIDDDSPVDCVPDSQGV, from the exons ATGGCGGAAACTGAATCGCCGGAGCTCAACTGCGTGTATGTAGATACGAACTTAGGCACTCATCTCTTGATTCTCGTTGACAACCATGAAACCGTCTCCGATTTCAAAG AGAAACTTTGCAAGGAGCATCATCAGTGTTTCCCAAAATTTGGAGAAATCAGTGTCTATGCGGTTAAG GTTGAACGTCAGAATACAAGGGGTCTCCTTTTCGATTATCACTTGCCAGATTCTATGTATCTGAGTATGGCTTTCGAGGGTGTCAGTCATAACTGCTGGTTTGTGTCTCTCGAGGCCGCCGTGAGTGTGGTTGACAAGGCTGAGCTTATGGATGCTGATGAAAAGTGTTCAGACCTTGAGAAGAACAAGGAGATTGCGGCTGATTGTCTGGCTTTAGATGGATATACTATGAATCAGACTCTTGAACAAGATTTGGGAGCTGAGAAGACAACAAAGAAGAGGAAGCTGAGAAGTTCGGATGGTGGAAAAAGTGGGAAGAAACCTCCCAATCATGAGAAAGACAAGGAGATTGAAACTTATTCTCTGCTTTTGGAAGGGTTTACGAAGAACCAGACTCCTGAAGAAGATTTGGAAACTCCAGTAGTTGAGAAGACGAGAAAGAAGAGGAAGCTGAACACTTTGGATGGAGAATCAAGTCTGAAGAAACCTGTGGTTGATGTCAGTCAATCTCCTGCTGCAGCTGCTGCTACGACTGATGTTGATGGGAGTCATGAGTTATGTGGAAATGTTGCTTCTGAATCTTCACCCAGAGAAAAACTGGATGATATTCTTACGGAAGCAACAGGAAAAG AGATTGAGATGGGGGAGAAATCTGTGGAAGATTTGGAAGGAGATAAAACGGAGAACAATGATCTGGTGAGCCACTCGGAAAACATTTTGGACACTAACAGTGGGTTGACAGCCAGGCCAGatacagagaagaagaaaaagcgAAAGAAGAGATCAGAAAATGACATCAATCAGTCTTCTGCTGCTGCTACTGTGAGCGAGATAAACGAACTTCCTGCAAATGTAGATCCTGTTGAGGCAACTCCTGAATCTTTTCTGATCTCAAGAGGCAATCCTCTTGCAGAAGCAAGTCAGCAAG AAAATGATATGGCTGAGAATTCTGTTGACGATGTAGCAAGAGATAAAACTGAAACCGACAATCTAGAGAGTCACACGGCAATTCATCTGGACTCTAACAATTTCGAGAAAGAGACAGAGAAAAACTCAAACGATGACATCAATCAGTCTTCCTCTGCTGCTGGTGCTACTATTATAACTTCAGGAGATGTTGTGAATCAGATAAATGAAGTCCATGCAAATGTAGATCTTGTTGATGCTACTCCTGAATCTCTTCCAATTTCAAGAGGAGAAAATCTTGATATTCATTTTGCAGAAGCAAGTCAGAAAG AAAATGAGATGGTTGAGAAATCGGTTGAAGATGTGGGAAGAGATAATACTGAAACTGACAATATAGCGAGCCGCCTAGAAAATCTTTTAGAGACTAACAGTGGGTTGACACCCAGACCTGAtacagagaagaaaaaaaagcgAAAGAAGAGGTCAAAGGATGACATCAATCAATCTTCTGCTGCTATTACAACTTCAATGGATATTGTGAATGAGATAAATGGAGTTCCTGCTAATGTAGATCCTGTCGACGCTACTCCTGCTAATGTAGATCCTGTCGACGCTACTCCTGCATCTCTTCCTATGACAGGAGGCACCTTTGCAGAGTCAAGTCAGAAAG GAGATGAGATGGTTGAGAAGACTGATGACGATGTTGGAAGTGGAAAAGCTATACCAAGTGCTGCAGAGAATATTCAGACCGAAAACGTTGAAATGGATGATGCTGACGATGCTAAATCTGTGAAGACTACTAAGAAGAAAAAGTCAAAAAGAACCAAGACCCCAGCTAAAGAAGATACAATGTTTGCTTCTGGTGCACAGAATGTTGAAGCTATCGAAGCCGTAGATGGAGAAGGGACTGATAATGTTATCAGAAATGTATTAGATTCTTTGCAGGAAAATGATGAAACTGCGGGAAAtgtggacacaactgtgaagAAATCAAGCAAGAAATCGAAGAAGAAACACTCTTCAAAAGTTGTAGAGTCCCAAGTATTGCCAGTTGAGGTAAACAATGCTGCCCTTGAGGAGACTCCTCTCATCAACAACCCTAAAGACACTGATGCATTATTCACGCCAGTTAAGAAAGATGCCGAGAGTGATGCTTCACTTTTGAAAAAAAGTTCTGAGATTGCTGAGGATAATAGCCTTTCCAAGAAAAGTCCAATAGGGAAGGTTGATATGGGAGATAATTTTGGTTGCAGCCCAAATAAAGAGAAGCAAGATCAAGTGGCTGGTGGAGCTAAATctaaaaaggagaagaagaagaaggggcttgATCTTCATCCAAGCGGTTCCATTGCGGGGTCATTGAACTCAGTGAGACCGAAAGAGAAAAAATTTAGAGGTCAACAACCAGCTAGTTCGGGTGCTAGTCATTTGCAGTCAAGGGTTAAGAGTGGACGCAGTGGATCAGTGAAAGCTACTGTCAGCAGCAAGAAACAAGAGGTGAAGAAAAGCTCTAAACCGGTGGTGGCAGTGGACAAGAGGAAGACAAATTTCTTTGAGAATGCTGAGAAGTGTAATTCGTCAGAGGATGAATATAAAAAGACTTCTGATGTCTCCACCAAAACACCATCAGATTATTCATCAGACAATGATAGTGATGTGACTTCTATGTCTAGGAAGCTGCAAG GAAACAATCCGGCTGGAGGAGCAAATAA GTTTGAAGGGAGCCTACAAGATTTGCTGAGAAGATCAAGCAGTTACAAGAAGGCTTTAATTAGAGCTCAGTCACAACCCGATATAGATGATGACTCTCCGGTAGATTGCGTCCCGGATAGCCAAGGCGTTTAA
- the LOC106366522 gene encoding probable N-acetyl-gamma-glutamyl-phosphate reductase, chloroplastic isoform X1 has product MQFWKSISSSYSNLVLTFDCCRNQSRMSSLSTLSSVCLEQGCWSKGERKIRVVADKRVKRPSSMSFRVSANSSEKDIRIGLLGASGYTGAEIVRLLANHPHFGVTLMTADRKAGQSMDSVFPHLRAQKLPRLVSVKDADFSTVDAVFCCLPHGTTQEIIKGLPTALKIVDLSADFRLRDISEYEEWYGQPHKAVELQKEVVYGLTELLRDDIRKARLVANPGCYPTSVQLPLVPLLKANLIKHENIIIDAKSGVSGAGRGAKEANLYSEIAEGISSYGVTRHRHVPEIEQGLSDVTQSKVTVSFTPHLMPMIRGMQSTIYVEMAPGVRTEDLHQQLKSSYEDEEFVKVLEEGVVPRTHNVRGSNYCFMNVFPDRIPGRAIIISVIDNLVKGASGQALQNLNIMLGLPETTGLLHQPLFP; this is encoded by the exons ATGCAATTTTGGAAATcaatctcttcttcttattcaaATCTAGTCTTGACTTTTGATTGTTGCAGAAACCAATCGAGAATGAGTAGCTTGTCGACATTGAGTTCAGTTTGCTTGGAACAAGGATGCTGGTCCAAG GGTGAAAGGAAGATACGGGTGGTAGCGGATAAGCGAGTGAAGAGGCCATCTTCGATGAGCTTCAGAGTTTCAGCGAATAGTTCTGAAAAGGATATTCGTATTGGTCTTCTTGGTGCAAGTGGCTACACTGGTGCTGAG ATCGTTAGGCTTCTTGCAAACCATCCGCATTTTGGTGTCACTCTGATGACTGCAGATAGAAAAGCTGGCCAGTCTATGGATAGCGTTTTCCCTCACCTCAGAGCTCAA AAACTACCTAGATTGGTCTCAGTAAAGGATGCAGATTTCTCTACTGTCGATGCTGTCTTCTGCTGCTTACCTCACGGAACAACTCAg GAAATCATCAAGGGACTTCCCACCGCTTTAAAAATTGTTGATCTTTCTGCG GACTTCCGGTTGCGTGATATCTCTGAATATGAAGAATGGTATGGTCAGCCACACAAGGCAGTAGAGTTACAG AAAGAAGTTGTGTATGGCTTAACAGAGTTACTAAGGGACGACATCAGAAAGGCTCGCCTTGTGGCTAATCCAGGCTGTTACCCAACTTCAGTTCAGCTTCCTCTTGTTCCTCTACTAAAG GCAAATCTCATCAAACATGAAAACATAATCATCGATGCAAAATCTGGTGTTAGTGGAGCAG GACGTGGTGCTAAGGAGGCGAATCTGTACTCTGAGATAGCCGAAGGCATCTCTTCTTATGGTGTCACAAGGCATCGCCATG TTCCTGAAATTGAACAAGGGTTGTCTGATGTTACACAATCTAAAGTAACAGTCAGTTTCACGCCGCATCTCATGCCTATG ATCCGCGGAATGCAATCGACTATATATGTGGAAATGGCTCCTGGAGTTAGAACTGAAGACTTACACCAGCAGTTAAAATCGTCTTATGAG GATGAAGAATTTGTCAAAGTGTTGGAGGAAGGAGTTGTTCCTCGGACACACAATGTTAGAGGatcaaactattgtttcatgaATGTGTTTCCTGATCGTATACCTGGACGAGCTATCATAATCTCAGTG ATTGATAATCTTGTGAAAGGAGCTTCAGGGCAAGCGTTGCAGAATCTTAACATAATGTTGGGATTACCCGAAACAACGGGACTCCTACACCAGCCTCTTTTCCCTTAA
- the LOC106366522 gene encoding probable N-acetyl-gamma-glutamyl-phosphate reductase, chloroplastic isoform X2, whose translation MSSLSTLSSVCLEQGCWSKGERKIRVVADKRVKRPSSMSFRVSANSSEKDIRIGLLGASGYTGAEIVRLLANHPHFGVTLMTADRKAGQSMDSVFPHLRAQKLPRLVSVKDADFSTVDAVFCCLPHGTTQEIIKGLPTALKIVDLSADFRLRDISEYEEWYGQPHKAVELQKEVVYGLTELLRDDIRKARLVANPGCYPTSVQLPLVPLLKANLIKHENIIIDAKSGVSGAGRGAKEANLYSEIAEGISSYGVTRHRHVPEIEQGLSDVTQSKVTVSFTPHLMPMIRGMQSTIYVEMAPGVRTEDLHQQLKSSYEDEEFVKVLEEGVVPRTHNVRGSNYCFMNVFPDRIPGRAIIISVIDNLVKGASGQALQNLNIMLGLPETTGLLHQPLFP comes from the exons ATGAGTAGCTTGTCGACATTGAGTTCAGTTTGCTTGGAACAAGGATGCTGGTCCAAG GGTGAAAGGAAGATACGGGTGGTAGCGGATAAGCGAGTGAAGAGGCCATCTTCGATGAGCTTCAGAGTTTCAGCGAATAGTTCTGAAAAGGATATTCGTATTGGTCTTCTTGGTGCAAGTGGCTACACTGGTGCTGAG ATCGTTAGGCTTCTTGCAAACCATCCGCATTTTGGTGTCACTCTGATGACTGCAGATAGAAAAGCTGGCCAGTCTATGGATAGCGTTTTCCCTCACCTCAGAGCTCAA AAACTACCTAGATTGGTCTCAGTAAAGGATGCAGATTTCTCTACTGTCGATGCTGTCTTCTGCTGCTTACCTCACGGAACAACTCAg GAAATCATCAAGGGACTTCCCACCGCTTTAAAAATTGTTGATCTTTCTGCG GACTTCCGGTTGCGTGATATCTCTGAATATGAAGAATGGTATGGTCAGCCACACAAGGCAGTAGAGTTACAG AAAGAAGTTGTGTATGGCTTAACAGAGTTACTAAGGGACGACATCAGAAAGGCTCGCCTTGTGGCTAATCCAGGCTGTTACCCAACTTCAGTTCAGCTTCCTCTTGTTCCTCTACTAAAG GCAAATCTCATCAAACATGAAAACATAATCATCGATGCAAAATCTGGTGTTAGTGGAGCAG GACGTGGTGCTAAGGAGGCGAATCTGTACTCTGAGATAGCCGAAGGCATCTCTTCTTATGGTGTCACAAGGCATCGCCATG TTCCTGAAATTGAACAAGGGTTGTCTGATGTTACACAATCTAAAGTAACAGTCAGTTTCACGCCGCATCTCATGCCTATG ATCCGCGGAATGCAATCGACTATATATGTGGAAATGGCTCCTGGAGTTAGAACTGAAGACTTACACCAGCAGTTAAAATCGTCTTATGAG GATGAAGAATTTGTCAAAGTGTTGGAGGAAGGAGTTGTTCCTCGGACACACAATGTTAGAGGatcaaactattgtttcatgaATGTGTTTCCTGATCGTATACCTGGACGAGCTATCATAATCTCAGTG ATTGATAATCTTGTGAAAGGAGCTTCAGGGCAAGCGTTGCAGAATCTTAACATAATGTTGGGATTACCCGAAACAACGGGACTCCTACACCAGCCTCTTTTCCCTTAA
- the LOC106362828 gene encoding PLASTID TRANSCRIPTIONALLY ACTIVE protein 6, chloroplastic-like, whose product MVSSVISRSLSLLLFTSKPSPSPSAAAATTHLLFPSLRTNACFAPPTLNPRRRGRSIIVRVDEADDRGGQDEYDMVNEEVEELDNKKDYDVEYDPMAAASGGGYGDIAFVQIKSFTSTQGWNSEMVVDYRINEDGFHKISL is encoded by the coding sequence ATGGTGTCTTCCGTCATTTCTCGCTCCTTATCTCTTCTCCTATTCACTTCAAAACCTTCTCCGTCTccctccgccgccgccgccacCACACATCTTCTCTTCCCTTCACTCAGAACCAACGCCTGTTTCGCGCCACCAACACTAAACCCCCGCCGCCGAGGGCGTTCAATCATCGTCAGAGTAGACGAGGCCGACGACAGAGGTGGACAGGACGAGTACGACATGGTAAACGAGGAAGTGGAGGAATTGGACAACAAGAAGGACTACGACGTCGAGTACGACCCGATGGCGGCTGCGAGTGGCGGCGGCTATGGGGACATCGCGTTCGTGCAGATCAAGAGCTTCACATCGACACAGGGGTGGAACTCGGAGATGGTGGTTGATTATCGGATAAACGAAGACGGGTTCCATAAGATCAGTTTGTAG